GGAAATATACATCATAGGTGCTATAGAAAtatgaaaactttttttcagGCTTATGTGAGTTTTACAATGCCTGAATCCACAAATGCCTTTCTTACTTAATGGGATTCTTTGCTGTGATTGTAGGAGTTACGTTACAAATTCTATATGGAACATCAGAAGCTCACCAGTGAGGTCAAGGCACAAACTCTATCTGGAAATAGGAAGTGTAAATTTGGAGGCGCTGGGGCTTTGAAGGCTAGGTCCTCAGGAACTCTTTTTGCATCTTCATCTCCCAAAGCAAATAGGCCAGATAAAGTGAAAATTGGAATCCTGCAAAGAGCAGATGGTTttgagaaaagcttttctggaGCCAGTCATCACAGCATCCCATCCACAAATATGAACTCTTCTGAAACAAATGGTgacttaaaattatttcttgagAGAAGCTCCCAGGAAGCAGCCGCTCCAGCCTTAGAAAACTCTGAAGACTTAGGACCTGAAGAAAAATTGCCAATGCAGGAATCAACGGTTACTGTTTCCAATGAAATAGACGCAAATTCTAGCACTTCATTTGACTTAAacccagcagcatcagcagctgTTACTGTTTCAAAGTCAGAATGTCTAGATGTTTCTGCAGAGGGACCTTCTACTTCACCTTTTACTTTTGGTGCATGTAACAACTCAGTACCCACATTTACTAAAGATGCAGgtacattttcctttaaaatcaaagacacaaaatatgttttcccTCAGTTTTACCCTGGAAAATGTGATCATGCAGATAAAACCAACAACCTGGATGAAAGCAAATTTAGAAAGCATCATCCTGTAGCCAGACCCACAGTTTCTGATGGTTCATCCAGTCCTGATTTAGACTCACTAGAAAGCAAGAAGCCAggtttttcatttccctttggCAATTCAGTAAAAGGTGGTTCTGCAGGATTAGGAGTCAGCAATTCGTTTAAGGTTTTACCACTATCCCCATTTTTTAGCCAATCTGAGAAGCCATCTGACAAAAATACATCATCTCACGTGAGAGAAATAACACTTTCTGCAAAGGAAACTGCAGGATATGGAACACAGAAACCATCTGTCTCAGGGGAACAAAAAGTCAACACCTCAGAATCTGCCACACCTGTAACTTGTAATACTTCAGAGACCAAGACTGCAGCTGGGGTGAATGTCACCAAGTCTCCCATCCTCCCTACtaactttgtattttcattcaaaaataCCGGTTTCTCATTGCCCTCACcagtgttttcatttggaaatactGCCAGAAATACCTCTGGTTCAGTGAGTTCCTCTGTGTTTCTGCCTGGAAATGGTACTGAAGAAGAGAAGATGAAATCGGACAAAACACCTCTGAATGTAGGGAAGCCTGTATCTCCAGAGTGTGCAGAGCCTGCCTCTAGACAGAGTCAATCAAATTGTGAAGATTCACTCTTTCCTATGAACTCATCTAAGAAAACTGAAAGTGCAGGGACACTTCCTGATAGTAGTAATTCTTGTAGTCAGCCTTTGTCTTCAGCCATCCTTCCTGTTAAATATGAGAATGCATCTTCCACCCAACTTCCTACggcaacaaaaccagaaacaaaggtgaaagaggaagaaagtgaaACGGTTGCTGAAAACAGCTGTTCCTGCCCTAGAAGGGAAGATGAGCCTGAGTCTGTACCATGTCAGAATGCAGCTTGTTCTGGTCTTGGTGCATGCAGTGATCCATCTTCAGGAGGTTCTGTGTTTATGGTAAAAAAGATAGGAGGACTGCCAAGTGACAGCGATTCTGACACTGAACAGCTAGGTCAAACATCTGTCTCTAATGCTGGCAGCGGTGAATCAgagcatttttctgcttctgaagacAAAATATCCAGTAGAATAAAATCTGAGAAATGACAAGAGTGAAATGGAAGATAGCTGTACTTAAATAGgctgaaattaaataaatgttcCTTAACACATTAAGAAGTGGGGGATACCTGTCATCTGACAGTCGTTATCAAAGTCTGGCTGTATGTGCTCTATCTTCAGGAATGCAGACCTCCAGAGAAGCGCCACCTGGGTGGGTGggtgtggggtggggaggacagggatgggggTGGCTCAGGCAGTGTTTTCAATGAAGCCTCAGTGATGAGGAGCAGGGTATTGATGTTTCAGTACAGCAGCATGTGCACTAGGGTTACATTAGTAAGAGAGCACAAACGATATCATTCTTGccactgggagggaggagggaaggaggaaagccACAGGGAGAACAATGGATTTTGAAGGGCATTACTGAAAATTGGTTTGCGTACCTCCCTTTagctgtgggtttgggtttttttcccaatgcTGTATTTAACGTATATTGAAGGTCCAGCTCCTAGTGACATCTCAACAATTTCTCTTAGGCTTTTGAAACTGAAGCACCACATCAGTGGTCTTGTTACACACTGCAGAAGGGTGTCAGCTATACTTTGGAAATGCTGCCTTTATGAAAAGTAGCTGTCGCAAGTAATTTTCACTTGCTTTCGGCAACAGTTTGGGAGTCAGTGGAGAAGATCTTAACTTGCTATTTTGGTGAAAGTGTTAGGAGGATGTAGCttttaaaccacaaaaatctctttttaaaacttgtgtaataggaaaaaaaggaaaacggCATTTCTCACTCTATTAATGATCTCACTGAACTTTTAGTCCTTGAAATATGATGCAAAGTAAGAgcaaaaataccattttaatgtttaatgtCCCTTTAGAGTTTTTCACTGTCAACTAGAAGTTATCTTCGTAACTTTGTAAGAGAAATATTACTTAAGTTTAAATCTTTGTAAGGCTTACCAATATACTTACTATGACAGAATACTTAGAAATACTATTCTTGGGTTAGGAAATGTGTCCTTATTTTAATTCGATTTGCATTAAgttctttgcctcagtttttGTGTGGCAGAGCATTCCTCTGTTAAAAGTGCTGAAAAATGGTTTCTAGAATTTATAAAACTTACTAATCTTCCTTTTGCATCTGCATTCTAGTAAGGAAGGTGCTGAAAACTCTGTTGTTAGTTTTACTGTTATGTTCATCTCTTTTCATCTCTTAAGTCTTACTGTATGTCAGTTTTTCTGCTACGTATTGCTCTGCTTTTATCTCTGTAGACATTCTTGTCATGTTCTGCATGAGTAGGAGAGAAGTGTTAAAAAGGTATTGCGTTAAATCACTGGAAAACAATGGCTGAGCATGATAATGGCGGAGTGTCATGGATGGAGGTTGATCTCAAAGTGGAACAATTTTAGAGACAGATAAGGCACCTATAAAACTTGTTGCCAGAAGGTtgtagaaaacagttttctcGGCTACGGtgacaaaaaaataatcctaatgAGTAAGGGTTATTCAGAAACCCTACTGAGTTTCTTAAGACAACATCTTGTCTGTTCATTTCTATTAGTAATGTTTCATGAGAGTTTGGTAAAGTTAACTTTAGAGCAGATACTTCATCTTTTAATGAGAAGACACTGTTACCATAAAGCAAATAGACTATGATAGACTGGTTTTGCGAGCAGAAATTGTTGATATGTGTGTTCAGTACAGTCTTAGGACTGCTTTTCAAACATGGCAAGTTGTTGTCTAAGTGCCTGATAGCTCAGCATTCTGGTTTTCCAGCGCATGTAAATGGTAAGCAGGATGTTTCACTCACTATGGGTCATAGTAATTATAGTCCATCCAGGTAACAGGTAGGTAGAATTACTGATTTTTCTGAACTTTCACAAGTTGATTCCTTGGTCAGTGTAACTTGATCACTTGGTCATCTTTCACTATTGACTCCTTACTAAAAGCTGTAACAGGAGTGAGGTGCTTTCTGTATACATTATTGAAATTGAAACGTTCCGTTGCTAGTGCTTTAAGAGACAGTACAATTTTCAGCATATAAATTAGTACAGCATGACAGCTCTAGTAAGTTTGTTTTTCAGCCAGGATTTCATGCTTACTGGTCAAATAATGGAGAACACAGTAGGACCAATTTCTGACTTTATTCCTTGGTCAATTAATTGTGTCTTATATAAAAAGATTACTCCATTTATTTTTGGGAAACATGAACATGGAAGGTGTAAATGAGGCCAGTTTTACCCTAGTTGTGGAAGATGTATCTGCATATGGCATGACTTGCCAGACAGTAAAGAATAATTTGAGTAAACTTTATTTTCCAGGCAGAGTTAGATCAGTCTTTTTCTACAACTGTGATCCATTTCTGTCATAATTTTGTttcacacagtaaaaaaaaaggaagaagttgaAGTCAGTTGATGGTAGTTAAGCTGCACTACCTGACTACGTACAGGTTTCCCTCCCCCTGTATCTCTTAGTACCATCTTGCGTGTAGTTTAATGCTGCCTAAAGAGATTTCAGGTTACAGACTTCATCAGTGATCATTTGAACACCAGAGGTAATTTGAAGAAATGGAATTCTGAATTGTCCATAATGCACATTTTGCTCATTATCAACAGAGAATAACTTGCATCGTTGTCTTGGTCATCACTATAAATTTGAGCATGACAGTGAGGACTGTTGGCAAAGCCTAATTCTCCAAGGCTACCTGAGCATTAGTATGTATGTAATATTTTTTCAGACTACAAGTACACTAA
The sequence above is a segment of the Lathamus discolor isolate bLatDis1 chromosome 1, bLatDis1.hap1, whole genome shotgun sequence genome. Coding sequences within it:
- the LOC136021702 gene encoding uncharacterized protein LOC136021702, yielding MEASLTCAVCLSLFDEPVTLPLCSHNFCRDCVLECLASAEAARLQQQRGQGQSRHSRVGSGAGGDVAGARVSCPLCRKLCPLPRGGAAALPVNTTLAELVRLYRSGTVGTAKAEEAEQGPGSPLSLQALGGTCPKHPGRLVQLYCRMCRQAGCGLCVSKEHQGIFHSVNLIDAVYQEEKLTFFSSLKKMRTINEKLTNEISNQLNDMDMVLNKDADMIALEFEEIFKTLEMKKRQLLEDVENQRSKKEKEFAIWKKMKETHKKTTENFLKDCEELVHECDPQRFLEVACGLNARMKTQLDLMNIASSYEKTPECTQKKMDIKPVVNKILALKLMPVNEGTDKDLPSRGNEDSTEKTLVKNNIKQWQDQKNTPNMFLPVAGQEEALADGSRICTRLMSVSETSTSQNMSHEELRYKFYMEHQKLTSEVKAQTLSGNRKCKFGGAGALKARSSGTLFASSSPKANRPDKVKIGILQRADGFEKSFSGASHHSIPSTNMNSSETNGDLKLFLERSSQEAAAPALENSEDLGPEEKLPMQESTVTVSNEIDANSSTSFDLNPAASAAVTVSKSECLDVSAEGPSTSPFTFGACNNSVPTFTKDAGTFSFKIKDTKYVFPQFYPGKCDHADKTNNLDESKFRKHHPVARPTVSDGSSSPDLDSLESKKPGFSFPFGNSVKGGSAGLGVSNSFKVLPLSPFFSQSEKPSDKNTSSHVREITLSAKETAGYGTQKPSVSGEQKVNTSESATPVTCNTSETKTAAGVNVTKSPILPTNFVFSFKNTGFSLPSPVFSFGNTARNTSGSVSSSVFLPGNGTEEEKMKSDKTPLNVGKPVSPECAEPASRQSQSNCEDSLFPMNSSKKTESAGTLPDSSNSCSQPLSSAILPVKYENASSTQLPTATKPETKVKEEESETVAENSCSCPRREDEPESVPCQNAACSGLGACSDPSSGGSVFMVKKIGGLPSDSDSDTEQLGQTSVSNAGSGESEHFSASEDKISSRIKSEK